In Nothobranchius furzeri strain GRZ-AD chromosome 19, NfurGRZ-RIMD1, whole genome shotgun sequence, the following are encoded in one genomic region:
- the LOC107394457 gene encoding phosphatidylinositol 4-kinase beta, with translation MADTEVSLSPALQPLHLSPSHSAPPPPPGSSSSPTTFSCPSSPSSASSSSSSSSSCSESSSDCPDHHHHHRHHNHHPRPQLQLPPPPNGEQPSSPSASPRSSSPSGSIGSTGSIGSSSEGIGSSGVSSGGDQREPSPLLDVISEDAMEMDLGVDPVIDPEVALKACQEVLLKVQMLENKQRQDDPKQHNYSETPELCSPPWHINPDTRFIKEEDEDEGQKDAAKTQRDPSPLARSESSSTSKQSWLLRLFESKLFDVSMAISYLYKSKEPGVQAYIGNRLFSFPDSEVDFYLPQLLNMYVHMDTEVGDAIRPYLINRCKSSITFSLLSAWLLGAYSSDMHISTQRHSRGTKLRKHILSDELKPAGTTFEAPRPISGSVSDSPLSSPPHCRSHRRHNSSNVDASLSFITGSVPDGTDQGEVFFSPTKRTHQRSKSDATLVTSGLGASLKRTGSNPKVEAVHEEPDRLRPQREFVKSLFGIGKRLATLPTKEQKTQRLISELSLLNGKLPARVWLPTADHQHHVCRVPHTQAVVLNSKDKAPYIIYVEVLECESFETSPVPVRISETRIRTARSAENLDCGTAANANSSIMTSEHRAGSFSTVPNYDNDDEAWATDDIGQLQVEGEAQTSSSDNISQFSVDSITSLESKEPVFIAAGDIRRRLSENLAQTPTTFKRDPEDPSAVALKEPWQEKVRRIREASPYGHLPNWRLLSVIVKCGDDLRQELLAYQVLKQLQSIWQQERVPLWIKPYKILVMSSDSGMIEPVLNAVSLHQVRKQSQLSLLDYFLQEHGSFTTEAFLTAQRNFVQSCAGYSLICYLLQVKDRHNGNILLDSEGHIIHIDFGFILSSSPRNLGFETSAFKLTSEFVDVMGGLDGDMFIYYKMLMLQGLIAARKHMEKVLQIVEIMQQGSHLPCFHGSSTIRGLKERFHMSLTEEQLQLLVEQLVDGSMRSITTKLYDSFQYVTNGIM, from the exons ATGGCTGACACCGAGGTCTCCTTGTCCCCAGCTCTTCAACCACTCCATCTTAGCCCCTCCCACTCTGCCCCACCTCCTCCACCTGGCTCTTCCTCTTCCCCAACCACGTTCTCTTGCCCTTCCTCCCCCTCCAGtgcctcatcttcttcttcatcctcttcttcctGCTCTGAGAGCTCATCAGACTGCCctgatcaccatcaccatcatcgtcaccataATCATCATCCCCGGCCTCAACTTCAGCTTCCCCCACCTCCCAACGGCGAGCAGCCATCTTCCCCCAGCGCCAGCCCTCGCAGCTCCAGTCCCAGCGGGAGCATCGGCAGCACTGGCAGCATCGGCAGCAGCAGCGAGGGCATCGGCAGCAGCGGCGTGTCGAGCGGCGGTGACCAGCGAGAGCCGAGTCCCCTGCTGGACGTAATCTCAGAAGACGCCATGGAGATGGACCTCGGGGTTGACCCAG TGATCGATCCGGAGGTGGCGCTTAAAGCTTGCCAGGAAGTGCTTCTTAAGGTCCAGATGCTTGAAAACAAACAGCGACAAGACGACCCAAAGCAACACAACTACTCAGAAACCCCAGAGCTCTGCAGTCCTCCGTGGCACATCAACCCCGACACAAGATTCATCAAAGAAGAAGACGAGGACGAAGGACAGAAAGATGCTGCTAAAACCCAACGAGACCCGTCTCCTTTAGCCCGATCGGAGTCTTCTTCAACGTCCAAGCAGTCTTGGCTGTTGCGCCTGTTTGAATCCAAGCTGTTTGATGTTTCCATGGCGATCTCTTATCTGTATAAGTCGAAGGAGCCTGGAGTCCAGGCGTACATCGGAAACCGCCTGTTCAGTTTCCCTGACAGTGAAGTGGACTTTTACCTGCCACAGCTCCTTAATATGTACGTGCACATGGACACGGAGGTGGGAGATGCTATCAGGCCGTACCTG ATCAATCGCTGCAAATCGAGCATCACCTTCTCTCTGCTgtcagcctggctgctgggcgcctACTCCTCCGACATGCACATCTCCACTCAGCGCCACTCCAGAGGCACCAAACTCCGAAAGCACATCCTGTCAGATGAGCTCAAACCTGCTGGAACTACATTTGAAGCACCTCGGCCCATTTCGGGATCAGTTTCCGACAGTCCGCTGTCCTCGCCGCCACACTGTCGCAGTCACCGCAGACACAACAGTAGCAATGTAGATGCCTCCTTGTCCTTCAttactggatctgtcccagatgGTACTGATCAGGGGGAGGTGTTTTTTTCCCCGACCAAGAGGACCCATCAGAGGTCCAAGTCAGATGCCACCTTGGTGACCAGTGGACTTGGTGCCAGCCTGAAACGGACAGGAAGTAACCCGAAGGTGGAGGCTGTCCACGAGGAG CCAGATCGTCTTCGTCCTCAGCGGGAGTTTGTAAAGTCTCTGTTCGGCATCGGGAAGCGGTTAGCCACGCTGCCAACCAAAGAACAGAAGACTCAGCGGCTGATCTCAGAGCTGTCGCTGCTCAATGGCAAGCTGCCGGCTCGGGTTTGGTTACCGACCGCTGATCATCAGCACCACGTCTGCAGGGTCCCCCACACCCAAGCTGTGGTCCTGAACTCCAAAGACAAG gcTCCCTACATCATCTACGTAGAGGTTTTAGAGTGTGAAAGCTTCGAGACGTCTCCGGTTCCCGTTCGGATCTCTGAGACCAGGATTCGTACGGCCCGTTCCGCTGAGAACCTGGACTGTGGAACGGCggctaatgctaacagtagcaTCATGACGTCAGAACACCGAGCGGGAAGCTTCTCCACCGTCCCAAACTATGATAACGACGACGAGGCGTGGGCCACTGATGATATCGGACAGCTCCAAGTAGAG GGAGAGGCCCAGACCAGCAGCAGTGATAACATCAGTCAGTTTTCAGTAGACAGCATCACAAGTCTGGAGAGCAAGGAGCCAGTGTTCATCGCTGCCGGAGACATCAG ACGCCGTCTCTCAGAGAACCTGGCTCAAACACCCACTACATTCAAGAGGGACCCTGAAGACCCATCAGCTGTCGCCCTCAAGGAGCCCTGGCAGGAGAAAGTCAG GCGGATCAGAGAAGCCTCTCCGTACGGTCACCTCCCTAACTGGAGGTTGCTGTCGGTCATCGTGAAATGTGGAGATGACCTGAGGCAGGAGCTGCTGGCCTATCAGGTTCTCAAACAGCTACAG TCCATCTGGCAGCAGGAGAGAGTTCCTCTGTGGATCAAACCTTATAAGATCCTGGTGATGTCCTCAGACAGCGGGATGATCGAGCCCGTCCTCAACGCTGTCTCTCTGCACCAG GTGAGAAAGCAGAGTCAGTTGTCGCTACTCGACTACTTCCTGCAGGAACACGGCAGCTTCACCACCGAGGCTTTCCTCACCGCTCAGAGGAACTTTGTCCAGAGCTGCGCTGGATACAGCCTCATCTGTTACCTGCTGCAGGTCAAGGACAG ACACAACGGGAACATCCTGCTGGACTCCGAAGGCCACATCATCCACATCGACTTCGGCTTCATTCTCTCCAGCTCTCCTCGCAACCTTGGCTTCGAGACGTCAGCCTTCAAACTCACGTCAGAGTTTGTAGAC GTGATGGGCGGCCTCGATGGAGACATGTTTATCTACTACAAGATGCTGATGCTTCAGGGTCTGATTGCGGCCAGGAAGCACATGGAGAAAGTCCTGCAGATAGTGGAGATCATGCAACAAG GTTCCCACCTGCCCTGTTTCCATGGCTCCAGCACCATCCGAGGCCTGAAGGAGCGCTTCCACATGTCTCTGACAGAGGAGCAGCTCCAGCTGCTGGTGGAGCAGCTGGTGGACGGATCCATGCGCTCCATCACCACCAAACTCTACGACTCCTTCCAGTACGTCACTAACGGCATCATGTGA